In Pyricularia oryzae 70-15 chromosome 2, whole genome shotgun sequence, one genomic interval encodes:
- a CDS encoding isoflavone reductase, with amino-acid sequence MWRGEFTMSSPKVVIIGATGAHGREIIKGLLESPTKFDINTISRKASVDKPQNAALREKGVKVFGVDMLGPREELVNVLRGADAVVAPIDFDNFEEQKALVDACKEAGVKRLTPSNFAPVMPAYNVMGMRETKEATINYIKEQRVPYTIIDVAWWYQNLPFKIPSGRTDYMSEILNDDARIIGTGDVPIAFSNLRSIGTHVARILADPRTINKYVHIWDEVLTMHQVVETLEEVSGEKVERVYNTQKDMEETMAKCKAKLAADPKDQDAGMELTVTQYFYSMGVRGDSTPEVADYLGYLDSRRLYPDIKASTLREYYKTVLEGKEANPYASS; translated from the exons CACAATGAGCTCCCCCAAGGTAGTCATCATTGGCGCCACCGGTGCACACGGCCGAGAGATTATCAAGGGCCTGTTGGAATCCCCCACAAAATTC GACATCAACACAATCAGCCGCAAAGCCAGCGTGGATAAGCCGCAGAATGCAGCGCTCCGAGAAAAGGGCGTCAAGGTGTTTGGCGTCGACATGCTCGGCCCGCGGGAGGAGCTGGTCAACGTCCTCCGGGGCGCCGATGCCGTGGTCGCGCCCATCGACTTTGACAACTTTGAGGAGCAAAAGGCCCTCGTCGACGCCTGCAAGGAGGCGGGCGTCAAGCGGCTCACGCCCAGCAACTTTGCGCCCGTCATGCCGGCGTACAACGTCATGGGGATGCGCGAGACG AAAGAAGCAACCATAAACTACATCAAGGAGCAGAGGGTTCCCTACACCATCATCGACGTCGCGTGGTGGTATCAGAACCTCCCCTTCAAAATTCCCTCTGGCAGGACAGACTACATGTCGGAGATCCTCAACGACGACGCACGCATCATCGGCACCGGCGACGTACCCAtcgccttttccaacctgCGATCAATCGGCACCCACGTGGCGAGGATCCTTGCGGACCCTCGGACCATCAACAAGTACGTCCACATTTGGGACGAGGTCTTGACCATGCACCAAGTCGTCGAGACGTTGGAGGAGGTTAGCGGTGAGAAGGTGGAGCGAGTCTAC AACACCCAAAAGGATATGGAGGAGACCATGGCAAAATGCAAAGCCAAGCTCGCGGCGGATCCAAAAGACCAAGACGCCGGGATGGAGCTGACCGTCACCCAGTACTTTTACTCCATGGGCGTGCGCGGGGACAGCACGCCCGAGGTGGCCGACTACCTGGGCTACCTCGACAGCCGCCGCCTCTACCCGGACATCAAGGCGTCCACGCTGCGGGAGTATTACAAGACGGTTCTTGAAGGCAAGGAGGCCAACCCTTATGCCAGCTCATAA